gTCATAGTGATTGagaatataatacaatattgactgctgtactcttaatttttacatttcaacTTATACTATCTATTGGTTTTGTTCACAAATCGTTatcaatataaagaaaatgcaTGTGACTCAGTGTGTCTGTCATGCAAGTGCGTGTTATAGCTTGATATAAAACCAGGATTAATTGAccttttttctacataagaaaatgcctgtactaagtcaacTACTTgtattgaacatttttgctatacATTTGCATGATATGTTTAAGCttttggttttgtcattttttaagtAACATTCCTGTCGAATTTTCTCCCGAGCTCggattttttgtaatatattctTTATAACTTCAGACTTGGCTTGAACAAGAACAACATGTATATTTCACAATCTGTAAAAGGTTGCACGTGCAATAAATGAAACTTTGAAACAAACTAAATGAATTTCAAAACAGTATTACAGGATTCTCCACTGTCTGTTTCGACTGCTGTCATTCTTATCTCCGTATCACCAAAGAAATATTCAACCTCAACAGTCCGTTGTTCGTCTGATGGGTTTGGTATGTCTATCGTCGCTTTACAAACTCGATAACAACCTTCTTCGTCTGTGTATTCGGTATATTCGGAGTCCGATTTGTACATAGTAAGGTCCATATAGCATTGCTGAGGTTCATCCGTCAAATATTCTCTTTTAATGGTTGTACCTACTGGAACTGATTCGTTTTTCTTGactatgaaatcaaatatctttgGACATATAAACCGACCTCCAGCTCTCTTCCTCCTAGACATCTCATGCACATCTGGGTCGAACGGTTCAAACACTTTTGTTCCGTATGAATTCATCATGACTCTTGATTCAATAATACTTTTATGACCAAATATTACAGCTCCCTTTAGAACAGATAAACCTGGATCATCAGGTATAATAAAGGTTTTGTTAGGTAATGCTTCTTTGAGAGCACGAATCACATGCTTACATTCAGAAAACCCACCAACTAACACAAAAAGGGAAACATCTCTTATCGCCTTAATTTTACTCGTTTCTTTCACTAAAGATACAATTCTGTCTGTTGTCGGACCAAAGAACGATTTCATTAACTCAGCATCAATACAAAATTTTTCTCTATTgcgttttatttgatttttatatttagacatCTTGATCTTATTATCTATATCATCTTGTCCTAGTTCCTCTATTAGCTCATTAATTGTAACAAAGGGAATTCGTATgtaattcttttgttttatttctcttCTTTTAACCGTTTCAAATTCTCTTAGAAGCTCCAGGTAGGTGGATGGCTGTTTctttttcatcagttttaccAACTTCTGTCCAAGAATTTCTCTCAGAACTTCCATAAAGGCGTTATCTACTTGTGTGCCACCACAGTCATCACCGATGGCATGGTGTAGCTCTTTCAAAGATGGATATTCACAATCAACACCTTCTGGTAGTCTCTCGTGGATTGTTATATCAGCTGTACCCCCTAAAAATTATAACgaatagatatttgtttatgtatgaGATTAGGATTCGAAGATTTACTTCAATAGGAAAGCAATCAAATACAAATCCCCCCCCCCGAAAAAATCCACACACAAATACATCAACCTAACTAGTATATACGTGTCTGTTATAATTTGCAGTAAGTATAAGTTTATATGTGTCTCGTTTTGAATAAATGTCTTCTACACAAATTATTTATAGatagaaacaaactaaaaaatcataaattaaacCACCTGCGATGATGGATAAATGTAACaggttttatttaaacatagaAACGGATCTCGCGTTTACTTTCAACAAAAATTTACTGttataattaaatttcttttgcCTGTACTTTTTGGATgctttaaaaatacaattgtttACCTCCTAAATCAATGATCATATATTTCTGTCCTGTTCGATTAAGCAAACTTCTTTCATTTGATGCTCGTGAATTTTCTTGAAAGAGACAGAAAATTGAGGCTGCCTCCGGTTCCAAGGCAATCACAAGCTTGTTATCATCTATACCAgcctacaataaataaatatgtcatATAACATTATGGTAAACTTCTTGTGCATGCTTTGCACATTTCCTGGTTGAACTTTTGGTTGATACCTCGTGTACCAATTTCTACATGAGATGTTACATGGtaactaatttgcatattatGACTTGAGGTGATAAGTTTATAAACGATGTTCACCTTCCACGTTATATGTTTAATGTGTACTTGTACATGATATTCACATCATTAAGTGATTGCACGTCCGCACATTTTAGCTATCAACAAATTTCAACGTGAGATTTTTGATTTATTACCTTATGTACATATTCCAACTCAGATATTTTAAATGCATACCTTATGACCACGTTTCTACTTGAAATGCTTAGTTAATATCTGATATTCACATTCAAACAAATGATGTCGATTTTATACCTGATGTGCACATTCCCGCATAAACTGTTTAGATGCATCCGTCCATATCGTTGGAACAGTTAATACCCAACGTATTTCATGTGGCTCTATGGCTTTGCCCCTGTCAATAAATTGAGTCAATAAATGACCTTTTAGTGctttgataaattttgcaaATACTTCTGAAGCAGCAAGAGTTTTTCCTGTCACATCATTAAGTATTTGATGCTTTAGTTTCTGAAATTGAATAGAAAAGCTATTAAGaataatttaatattcaaaactagaACACTCCCATCATACATGTAGCATATATTTGtaaaactgtttgtatttttttttttaaatttatatgaatttatcgTCTGTTATTGATTTTTCTGTGTTATATACTGAATAAAGTTCTCTTTTGTGCCTTTTTAAGAATATTCATATTGGTGATGGACATGAGATGAAGTcaacaacaattaaaatacttggaaaacaatatgaataaatgaattaatattACAGCCCCATCGACAATTAACTTAACTTCCCTTATTTGTGTGCTATGTTCACATTAAGTGatcggtgtgagaaaaatatttctattcacTGGTATAATGTCTGTTCTCAGCAAATTATTGGTCgatatttgattattattttttttcaattttccctTGTTTATTCCGAATTTTCTATTA
Above is a window of Mytilus trossulus isolate FHL-02 chromosome 4, PNRI_Mtr1.1.1.hap1, whole genome shotgun sequence DNA encoding:
- the LOC134715263 gene encoding heat shock 70 kDa protein 12A-like codes for the protein MSDYLMVASIDFGTAYSGYAFSLTTDFKRDPLLIHSNQNWNAGNAQLMSLKTPTCILLDKDREIKSFGYEAESEYSQLAEEGTDKQEDYYFFYRFKMILYDNEKLKHQILNDVTGKTLAASEVFAKFIKALKGHLLTQFIDRGKAIEPHEIRWVLTVPTIWTDASKQFMRECAHQAGIDDNKLVIALEPEAASIFCLFQENSRASNERSLLNRTGQKYMIIDLGGGTADITIHERLPEGVDCEYPSLKELHHAIGDDCGGTQVDNAFMEVLREILGQKLVKLMKKKQPSTYLELLREFETVKRREIKQKNYIRIPFVTINELIEELGQDDIDNKIKMSKYKNQIKRNREKFCIDAELMKSFFGPTTDRIVSLVKETSKIKAIRDVSLFVLVGGFSECKHVIRALKEALPNKTFIIPDDPGLSVLKGAVIFGHKSIIESRVMMNSYGTKVFEPFDPDVHEMSRRKRAGGRFICPKIFDFIVKKNESVPVGTTIKREYLTDEPQQCYMDLTMYKSDSEYTEYTDEEGCYRVCKATIDIPNPSDEQRTVEVEYFFGDTEIRMTAVETDSGESCNTVLKFI